A window of the Bdellovibrio sp. ZAP7 genome harbors these coding sequences:
- a CDS encoding iron-containing redox enzyme family protein gives MKSNEFNEKAHAKVNELCKTIEALPWENVRFYNSWCAQTHNFVGHTSIFLNLCNERLPKDHPLKSQFEHHIEEEVGHEKMSENDLKFMHAEGTKVFEVTKAFWKTQYYWIKEVGPTAHLGYSLLLEGLAAKSGPGILKRVKAAGIQGYTFLKVHAEEDTEHFNDALKAVAKVSDKEREHIYQNLCEGMDMYLRIMNECVRESVQLAS, from the coding sequence ATGAAATCAAACGAGTTTAATGAAAAGGCCCATGCCAAAGTAAACGAGCTTTGCAAAACAATCGAAGCACTTCCCTGGGAAAACGTCAGATTCTATAATTCCTGGTGCGCGCAAACTCATAACTTCGTAGGGCATACATCGATCTTTCTAAATCTTTGCAACGAAAGACTGCCAAAGGATCACCCTTTGAAATCTCAATTCGAACATCATATCGAAGAAGAGGTTGGTCACGAAAAGATGAGCGAAAATGATCTAAAATTCATGCATGCGGAAGGTACAAAGGTATTTGAGGTCACCAAAGCGTTTTGGAAAACTCAATACTACTGGATCAAAGAAGTCGGACCAACAGCCCACTTGGGTTACTCACTTTTATTGGAAGGCTTGGCGGCTAAATCTGGCCCAGGAATTTTAAAACGTGTTAAGGCCGCTGGCATTCAAGGTTATACCTTCCTTAAAGTCCACGCTGAAGAAGATACAGAACATTTCAATGATGCCTTAAAAGCGGTTGCAAAAGTTTCTGATAAAGAGCGCGAGCACATTTATCAAAATCTTTGTGAGGGTATGGATATGTATCTCAGAATTATGAATGAATGTGTGCGTGAGTCAGTGCAGTTAGCATCGTAA